A segment of the Georgenia sp. M64 genome:
GCCGGGCGTCCGATCGAGCACGGGGTGCACCTCTACCGCGCGTCCCGCTATAGCTTCGCGACGACCCTCTTCGCGCCGTAGGGACGCGACGTCAGCTACGACCGGTCGCCGGAGGGGCCGGCGGCCCCTTCGCGTCGCGTCGTTCCGCCGTCGTCGCCAGCCTGCCGCGTCGCACCGCCGTCGGCCCCGTCGCGTCGCGTCGTTCCGCCGCCGTCGTCAGCCTGCCGCGTCGCCCTGCCGTCGTCCTCGCCCCGCCGCGTCGCCCGGGCGCCGTCCCGGCCGATGCCCGCGAGCGCCGCGGTGAAGCTGGGCGAGGACTCCAGCACCCGGATGTCCGCGGGCATGGAGATGTCGGCGTCGCTCAGCGCCCGGATGACGGCGGCGATCACCTGATCCTGCGCCTCGAGCGTCTCGAGCTGACGGGCGCCCGACCAGAACCGCAGCTCGATGTTGATCGTCGAGGCACCGAGCTCGGTGATGAGCGCCTGGGGCGGCGGGTCGTCGGCCACCGTGCTCAGGCCGTCGATCGCCGCGAGCGCGAGGGCCCGCGCCCGCTCCAGGTCGGCGTCGTAGGCCACCCCGACGACCACCGACGTGCGCACCTTCTCGTAACCCGTCTGGACGGTGAGGACGCCGCTGCTCATCGTGGCGTTGGGGATGAGGACGCGCCGGCCGTCGAAGGTGCGCACGACCGTCTCGCGGAGGTTGATCTCGACGACGGTCCCGCGCACGTCACCGATGGCGATCTGGTCGCCGGCCCGGAACGGTTCACGGCTGATGAGCAGGACCCCGGCGAAGAGGTTGCCGAGCACCTCCTGGAACGCGATGCCGGCCGCGATCGAGATGACGCCGAGCCCACCGAGGATGTTGATCGGCTGCACGCTGGGGAACGCGATCGTCAGGCCCGCACCGATCGCGAGGCCGAGCAGCAGCCAGCCGGCCATGGCCGAGAAGACGGCGGTGAAGCTCGGGCTGCGGCCACGCCAGCGCCAGTACCGCTGGAGGCCCGCACGCAGGAGCCGGGAGAGCAGGTACCCGGCAAGCACCGTCAGCGCGCCGACGCCGAGCTGCCCGGGCTCGATGTCGGGCAGGTTCCAGCCGGCGGCGGTCTGGGCTCTCACCTGCCCCATCATGCAGGGCCCCGGAGCCGGTCGCCCCTGGGGGCGGCAGGCCGCAAGTCGACCGCAAGTGCCGCGCAAGCGCTGCTCGCGATGGTGGTGACGTCAACCGGACACCACCGACGAAGGAACCACCGTGACCATCGACCTGCTCTCCCCCACCACCCTGCGCACCGCCGGCACCGGCGCCCTGCACCTGCCCGGCGACCCCGGGTACGACGCGGCCCGGCTCGC
Coding sequences within it:
- a CDS encoding mechanosensitive ion channel family protein, which gives rise to MRAQTAAGWNLPDIEPGQLGVGALTVLAGYLLSRLLRAGLQRYWRWRGRSPSFTAVFSAMAGWLLLGLAIGAGLTIAFPSVQPINILGGLGVISIAAGIAFQEVLGNLFAGVLLISREPFRAGDQIAIGDVRGTVVEINLRETVVRTFDGRRVLIPNATMSSGVLTVQTGYEKVRTSVVVGVAYDADLERARALALAAIDGLSTVADDPPPQALITELGASTINIELRFWSGARQLETLEAQDQVIAAVIRALSDADISMPADIRVLESSPSFTAALAGIGRDGARATRRGEDDGRATRQADDGGGTTRRDGADGGATRQAGDDGGTTRREGAAGPSGDRS